In Streptomyces sp. NBC_00569, a single genomic region encodes these proteins:
- a CDS encoding phage tail sheath family protein, which produces MTEFETRAPGVYLQEIETAGPIAGAGTSTAALIGTVAGDPANFVLGKPVLVTNWTSYLREFGGFSKPLSLPYAVRGFFENGGTLAYIVPVSDMSGLESALEALTHNLDVSIVCLPGQTDFANQVKVINHCEAMGDRFAVLDGARNPDNTADTEPLRTQRDGLMTERGFGALYWPWIRINDPEAPANSPEQVTVAPSGHIAGVMARSDNQRGVHKAPANEVVRGALNLEHHLNDAEQGVLNNLNINALRTFPGGPPMVWGARALSSNTAWRYVNVRRLVAYISDSLLQGLRWAVFEPNNTALWKALERTVTEFLTRVWQAGALFGRTAEEAFYVKIDEELNPAPVRELGQVFIEIGLAPTRPAEQVVIQLGLWSGGGRVNEA; this is translated from the coding sequence ATGACCGAATTCGAGACGAGGGCGCCAGGCGTATATCTCCAAGAGATCGAAACTGCCGGGCCGATCGCGGGAGCGGGTACTAGTACGGCGGCGCTGATCGGCACGGTCGCAGGCGACCCTGCCAACTTCGTGCTGGGCAAGCCGGTGCTCGTGACGAACTGGACGTCCTACCTACGCGAGTTCGGCGGCTTCAGTAAGCCGCTGAGTCTTCCTTACGCCGTCCGCGGCTTCTTCGAGAATGGCGGAACGCTGGCCTACATCGTGCCGGTCAGCGACATGTCGGGGCTGGAGAGTGCCCTGGAGGCGCTCACCCACAATCTGGATGTCAGTATCGTCTGCCTGCCTGGCCAGACGGACTTCGCGAACCAGGTGAAGGTGATCAACCACTGCGAGGCCATGGGTGACCGCTTCGCAGTCCTGGACGGTGCCCGTAATCCCGACAACACCGCAGACACCGAACCATTGCGCACCCAGCGCGACGGGCTGATGACCGAGCGCGGGTTCGGTGCCCTGTATTGGCCGTGGATCCGCATCAACGATCCCGAGGCACCGGCGAACAGCCCAGAACAGGTGACGGTCGCCCCCTCGGGTCACATCGCCGGTGTGATGGCTCGCAGCGACAACCAACGTGGGGTACACAAGGCGCCAGCCAATGAGGTCGTACGGGGAGCCCTTAACCTGGAGCACCACCTCAACGACGCGGAACAGGGTGTTCTGAACAACCTCAACATCAACGCGCTCCGGACCTTCCCTGGTGGCCCGCCCATGGTGTGGGGTGCCCGTGCGCTCTCCAGCAATACGGCCTGGCGGTACGTCAACGTGCGTAGGCTCGTGGCATACATCTCGGACTCCCTGCTGCAAGGTCTGCGCTGGGCCGTATTCGAGCCGAACAACACGGCACTGTGGAAGGCCCTCGAACGCACCGTCACGGAGTTCCTCACGCGGGTGTGGCAGGCCGGCGCACTGTTCGGACGAACAGCCGAGGAGGCCTTCTACGTCAAGATCGACGAGGAACTCAACCCCGCCCCGGTACGGGAACTGGGCCAGGTGTTCATCGAAATCGGTCTGGCGCCCACCCGACCCGCTGAACAGGTCGTGATCCAGCTGGGCCTGTGGTCCGGCGGCGGCCGTGTCAACGAAGCGTAG
- a CDS encoding phage tail protein, with protein sequence MAQTGQRVDPFRNFNFLVELDGIAQASFSECSGLGSTTEIVENREGGDNTTVRKLPGKTSYSDITLKWGITPSRELWAWRQQVVDGNVVRKNGSIVVYDLGNHTEVARWNFISAWPAKWEGASLSAKGADVAVDTLVLAHEGLTRV encoded by the coding sequence ATGGCACAGACAGGCCAGCGGGTCGACCCCTTCCGCAACTTCAACTTCCTTGTGGAGCTGGACGGAATCGCCCAGGCCAGCTTCAGCGAATGCAGCGGCCTGGGGTCGACCACAGAGATCGTCGAGAACCGCGAGGGCGGCGACAACACTACGGTACGCAAACTGCCCGGCAAGACGAGCTATTCCGATATCACCCTCAAGTGGGGTATCACGCCTTCGCGAGAGTTGTGGGCCTGGCGCCAGCAAGTGGTGGACGGAAACGTGGTCAGGAAAAATGGCTCGATCGTCGTGTACGACCTGGGCAACCACACCGAGGTGGCGCGCTGGAACTTCATCAGCGCCTGGCCTGCCAAGTGGGAAGGCGCGTCATTGAGCGCCAAGGGCGCGGACGTCGCCGTCGACACGCTCGTGCTGGCCCACGAGGGCCTGACCAGGGTGTGA
- a CDS encoding eCIS core domain-containing protein codes for MTQDGPLPPRPPLGERLDAQGRRLTARLVTTLPWAGPLHVFIDHASGLVVCGGRFDRIERDADRPPRLTATAVRRRPRPGVGPSPGGPPTPVPPSLPLPEAPAARAPTPVPPDLPLPEAPAAQRPSASSVPPYAGDPLPAAVRSRLRAAVGPAADAMRVHHDDESGALAREQRADAVTVGRDVFFRHDRLRPAEQSGFGLLVHEATHVLALLRPGASWHRATGAGARAEEAEALANERAAIFGGRSGAALPPSSTESGHIPDRHPSAPAQIPVPTAFSSSTARPQRAPTDRHTDVPATAPPPLDLQALRRNVIDDVIHQLRTEFERGG; via the coding sequence ATGACACAGGACGGTCCCCTGCCGCCCCGGCCGCCCCTGGGTGAACGCCTGGACGCCCAAGGGCGGCGTCTGACCGCCCGGTTGGTCACGACACTGCCGTGGGCGGGGCCGCTGCACGTGTTCATCGACCACGCATCCGGGCTGGTGGTGTGTGGGGGCCGGTTCGACCGGATCGAGCGCGACGCCGACCGTCCTCCGCGGCTCACCGCGACCGCTGTCAGGCGTCGGCCGCGACCCGGCGTCGGCCCATCGCCGGGCGGGCCGCCGACGCCTGTACCACCGAGTCTCCCGCTGCCCGAAGCTCCCGCGGCGCGAGCGCCGACGCCTGTACCACCGGATCTCCCGCTGCCCGAAGCTCCCGCGGCGCAACGGCCGTCGGCCTCGTCCGTGCCACCGTACGCGGGCGACCCTCTGCCCGCCGCGGTCAGATCGCGGCTGCGGGCGGCCGTCGGCCCCGCGGCCGACGCTATGCGGGTGCACCACGACGACGAGTCCGGCGCGCTCGCGCGGGAACAACGGGCGGATGCCGTCACCGTCGGGCGGGACGTCTTCTTCCGACACGACCGACTGCGGCCGGCGGAGCAGAGCGGCTTCGGGCTGCTCGTGCACGAGGCCACACACGTCCTGGCCCTGCTGCGGCCCGGCGCGTCCTGGCATCGGGCGACCGGCGCGGGCGCGCGGGCCGAAGAGGCGGAGGCGCTGGCCAATGAGCGCGCGGCCATCTTCGGTGGCCGGTCCGGCGCCGCCCTGCCACCGTCGTCAACCGAATCCGGACACATCCCTGACCGGCACCCGTCGGCCCCGGCCCAGATTCCGGTACCCACCGCTTTTTCCTCATCGACGGCCCGCCCCCAACGGGCCCCGACCGACCGCCACACCGACGTCCCGGCCACCGCACCGCCGCCACTCGACCTACAGGCCTTGCGCCGGAACGTGATCGACGACGTCATACACCAGCTGCGCACCGAGTTCGAGCGCGGAGGCTGA
- a CDS encoding CIS tube protein: MATTPFRLPPLPGAASVSAALAKAEIIDTASGESYPVMFNPEELKLDQGNSFAEIGIPGLNTPPVQYVRGRARTLAMDLFFDTYETGGDVRAHTGPIVRLLDKRPDTHAPPVLLFSLGSFQFRCVLVDANQRFTMFLRNGTPVRSSLSVRFQEYVPTDVEVRGGVFFASPTASGVVNRAVSAAESVMSQEPAVHVVVEGDTLSAIAGVYLGDPALWREIAQANAIVDPLHLAPNTRLVVPPRRRGGTRP; encoded by the coding sequence ATGGCGACCACACCCTTCCGCCTGCCCCCGCTGCCCGGCGCCGCTTCGGTCAGCGCCGCCCTGGCCAAGGCCGAAATAATCGATACCGCGTCGGGCGAAAGCTACCCGGTGATGTTCAACCCGGAGGAACTGAAACTCGACCAGGGCAACAGCTTCGCCGAGATCGGCATCCCGGGCCTGAACACGCCGCCGGTGCAGTACGTCCGCGGCAGGGCACGCACCCTCGCCATGGACCTCTTCTTCGACACGTACGAGACCGGAGGGGACGTCCGCGCACACACGGGGCCGATCGTGCGGCTGCTGGACAAGCGGCCGGACACGCATGCCCCACCGGTCCTGCTCTTCTCCCTGGGCAGCTTCCAGTTCCGCTGCGTCCTGGTCGACGCCAACCAGCGCTTCACCATGTTCCTGCGCAACGGCACCCCGGTGCGCTCTAGCCTCTCGGTGCGCTTCCAGGAATACGTGCCGACGGACGTCGAGGTGCGCGGCGGAGTCTTCTTCGCGTCGCCCACAGCATCGGGCGTCGTCAACCGGGCAGTGTCAGCCGCCGAGTCGGTCATGTCGCAGGAGCCGGCGGTCCATGTCGTGGTGGAGGGCGACACGCTCAGCGCCATCGCCGGCGTCTACCTCGGCGATCCCGCTCTGTGGCGCGAGATCGCCCAAGCCAACGCCATCGTCGACCCGCTCCACCTCGCACCCAACACCCGCCTGGTCGTTCCGCCGCGGCGGCGGGGAGGCACACGGCCATGA
- a CDS encoding phage baseplate assembly protein V: MSTSSYAPRFELRVAGLTMAAELANQAVSMTVETSLDLAGTFSFVLRNPDNRLLDSPLLDPGKTVEIHLGYGNDLKPAFLGEIAAVEPSFPQSGAPTVQVSGYDKSYRMRRGEQEPTEYTFMNDTMVAAQIAVENGLIPVVDPTPGLKEKIIQVGGDMAFLKERAQRYHFDVYVEWDRLHFQFPRPQTAAHVLEWGRNLSSFSPRISDSGAAGLQAVRGYNQELAQTIHGLALAADLNPEQLTERLGSSAADLVLTMTRKGIRRHVMDNPLDAKILAESLLMELLEGMYEGTGSCIGIPELTAGKFIEIRGVGKRFSGTYRLRKVTHRIDESGFTTDFSISQSGHSSLLGMLRKQIVEHPPPNRAEPFYGVVLAVVEDNHEMTAVPPKAPIGRVKVCFPGLSDRFTSEWAPCARPMAGKDMGFYWLPEVGDQVLVAFEFGDLSKPYVIGGLWNADQPPPETNTDGTNSTRVIKSRAGHTIFFDDDKAGGELVIKDGGRGSRITLNATDGSLTISAAGDLRITAGGSVTLEAAGGATTVTVNETEVDIS, from the coding sequence ATGAGCACCTCCTCCTACGCGCCGCGCTTCGAGCTCCGGGTCGCCGGGCTGACCATGGCCGCCGAACTCGCCAACCAGGCGGTGAGCATGACCGTGGAGACCAGCCTTGACCTCGCGGGCACCTTCAGCTTCGTGCTGCGCAACCCCGACAACCGGCTGCTCGACTCGCCCCTGCTGGACCCGGGCAAGACGGTGGAGATCCACCTCGGCTACGGCAACGACCTGAAGCCGGCCTTCCTCGGCGAAATCGCCGCCGTCGAGCCGTCGTTCCCGCAGAGCGGCGCGCCGACCGTCCAGGTTTCCGGCTACGACAAGTCGTACCGTATGCGCCGCGGTGAGCAGGAGCCCACCGAGTACACCTTCATGAACGACACAATGGTGGCCGCGCAGATCGCCGTGGAGAACGGGCTGATCCCCGTGGTGGACCCCACTCCGGGCCTCAAGGAAAAGATCATCCAGGTCGGGGGCGACATGGCGTTCCTCAAGGAGCGCGCCCAGCGCTACCACTTCGACGTGTACGTCGAGTGGGACCGGCTGCACTTCCAGTTCCCCCGTCCACAGACTGCCGCCCACGTCTTGGAGTGGGGCCGGAACCTGTCGAGCTTCAGCCCGCGTATCTCGGACTCGGGTGCCGCCGGGCTGCAGGCCGTACGCGGCTACAACCAGGAGCTCGCGCAGACCATCCACGGCCTGGCACTGGCCGCCGACCTCAATCCGGAGCAGCTCACGGAGCGCCTCGGCAGCTCCGCGGCCGACCTCGTCCTCACCATGACACGCAAGGGGATCCGCCGACACGTGATGGACAACCCCCTGGACGCGAAGATCCTCGCGGAGTCCCTCCTGATGGAGCTGCTGGAGGGCATGTACGAGGGCACCGGTTCGTGCATCGGCATTCCGGAGCTGACAGCGGGCAAGTTCATCGAGATCCGCGGTGTCGGCAAGCGGTTCAGCGGCACCTATCGCCTCCGTAAGGTCACCCACCGGATCGACGAGAGCGGCTTCACGACCGACTTCTCGATCAGCCAGAGCGGCCACTCCAGCCTGCTCGGCATGCTGCGCAAGCAGATTGTGGAACACCCGCCGCCCAACCGCGCGGAGCCCTTCTACGGCGTGGTCCTCGCCGTGGTCGAGGACAACCACGAAATGACGGCCGTGCCGCCCAAGGCCCCGATCGGTCGGGTCAAGGTGTGCTTCCCCGGGCTGTCCGACCGCTTCACTAGTGAATGGGCCCCGTGCGCGCGTCCCATGGCGGGGAAGGACATGGGCTTCTACTGGCTGCCCGAGGTCGGCGACCAGGTGCTGGTCGCCTTCGAGTTCGGCGATCTGAGCAAGCCGTACGTCATCGGCGGCCTGTGGAACGCCGACCAGCCACCCCCCGAGACCAACACCGACGGCACGAACAGCACCCGCGTCATCAAGAGCCGGGCCGGTCACACCATCTTCTTCGACGACGACAAGGCCGGCGGCGAGCTGGTCATCAAGGACGGTGGGCGCGGAAGCCGGATCACCCTGAACGCCACCGACGGTTCGCTGACCATCAGCGCCGCGGGGGACCTGAGGATCACGGCCGGCGGGTCCGTCACGCTGGAGGCGGCGGGGGGTGCCACGACGGTCACCGTGAACGAGACGGAAGTCGACATCTCCTAA
- a CDS encoding GPW/gp25 family protein gives MDPDIHGRGIAFPMRLGTAGLNESAGLRKIQESIRIILETQYGERVMRPDFGCNLKRLLFAPNNEATASLARYYVEEGLTRWEPRIDILDVTVTNDGVGAALRIDISYRVRATGAADQVVHPFPLERSP, from the coding sequence ATGGACCCGGACATTCATGGCCGCGGCATCGCCTTCCCGATGCGGCTGGGAACCGCGGGGCTGAACGAGTCGGCGGGCCTGCGCAAGATCCAGGAGTCGATCCGCATCATCCTCGAGACGCAGTACGGCGAGCGGGTGATGCGCCCCGACTTCGGCTGCAACCTCAAGCGGCTGCTGTTCGCGCCCAACAACGAGGCGACAGCCAGCCTCGCCCGGTACTACGTCGAGGAAGGGCTGACCAGATGGGAGCCGCGCATCGACATCCTCGACGTCACCGTCACCAACGACGGCGTGGGGGCGGCGCTCCGGATCGACATCAGTTACCGCGTCCGCGCGACCGGCGCCGCCGACCAAGTCGTCCATCCCTTCCCCCTGGAGCGGTCGCCATGA
- a CDS encoding putative baseplate assembly protein — translation MTSESKRGRVQPPDLDDRTWQDLSAQMRALRTSYAPQWTDDRPSDIGITLIELFAWLGEGLIYRLNQVPEKNYIAFLNLMGITRDPATPAATHLSFGAKGPASVHVPAGTQAHTLPEEGEAPVVFETDEDVTVLPTSLTTALLLTPDPDDDSRLVYDDVSADLVGSGTGRRLIPVPPGLTTLLCLGFEQAVEGEITLRPRLFRPAPDAPAGSTTWAASVPDEQPGDWPELGPAGTTNGMHDRPVAIPVPQSWAAQNPAEDWGDASPAPGSAAFDQARFWIGLRIGNPSEDPLEIGLTRVLFNAAPAHTALTIRSPEMLGESDGEPFQTFALRHHPLYRGPDAKAPYAHVEIQVGQGTPPTWETWQQTPELLPGPGKVYRLNPVTGEIGFGSHDERHSNGHGSIPPLGGLIRARAYRHVASGAAGNVSPARIVVIGTAPDGTVPGGLDVTNPAAANDGSDEEPIEDTLRRAPEQLKIRERAVTADDYVYLAREATSDVRISACLAPHPPRGTPWTFGGIDRAPGNVSVIVVPDQGVAVSRPEPPPELIDTVRAYLDERRDLTVRLFVLGPRYLPIVAKVSVVVWREAALAGVDTEEVKAEVVRKITAFLHPTRGGPAGQGWEVGEHVFSSDLFRAVMPPDDVGYIEQITVAAGPHDPDSRPFAPAAPGASVQVADYELVCADVPDVSVRQSTS, via the coding sequence ATGACCTCGGAGTCGAAGCGCGGGCGTGTCCAGCCCCCCGATCTGGACGACCGGACCTGGCAGGACCTGTCCGCGCAGATGCGAGCCCTCAGGACGTCGTACGCGCCGCAGTGGACGGACGACAGGCCGAGCGACATCGGCATCACGCTCATCGAACTGTTCGCCTGGCTCGGCGAGGGACTGATCTACCGGCTGAACCAGGTTCCCGAGAAGAACTACATCGCCTTCCTCAACCTGATGGGCATCACCCGCGACCCGGCCACCCCCGCGGCCACCCACCTGTCGTTCGGCGCCAAGGGGCCCGCATCGGTCCACGTGCCGGCGGGCACCCAGGCCCACACCCTGCCCGAGGAGGGGGAGGCACCCGTCGTTTTCGAGACGGACGAGGACGTCACCGTCCTCCCCACCAGCCTCACGACCGCCCTTCTGCTCACCCCGGACCCCGACGACGACTCCCGGCTCGTCTACGACGACGTCTCCGCCGACCTGGTCGGCTCGGGGACCGGGCGGCGGCTGATCCCGGTCCCGCCGGGCCTGACGACGCTTTTGTGCCTGGGCTTCGAGCAAGCGGTCGAGGGGGAGATCACGCTCCGGCCGCGTCTGTTCCGGCCGGCTCCGGACGCGCCGGCGGGATCGACGACCTGGGCCGCGTCGGTCCCCGACGAACAGCCCGGGGACTGGCCGGAACTGGGCCCCGCCGGTACGACGAACGGCATGCACGACAGGCCGGTCGCCATCCCCGTACCGCAGTCGTGGGCTGCCCAGAACCCGGCGGAGGACTGGGGCGACGCGAGCCCGGCCCCCGGCTCCGCCGCCTTCGACCAGGCGCGCTTCTGGATCGGCCTGCGGATCGGCAATCCGTCCGAAGACCCGCTGGAAATCGGGCTGACCCGGGTGCTGTTCAACGCCGCGCCCGCCCACACCGCGCTCACCATCCGCTCCCCCGAGATGCTCGGCGAGAGCGACGGCGAGCCCTTCCAGACGTTCGCGCTGCGTCACCACCCCCTGTATCGGGGGCCGGATGCCAAGGCCCCGTACGCGCACGTCGAAATCCAGGTCGGCCAAGGGACGCCGCCCACCTGGGAGACCTGGCAGCAGACGCCCGAGCTGCTGCCGGGGCCGGGCAAGGTGTACCGGCTGAACCCAGTGACCGGGGAGATCGGTTTCGGGAGTCATGACGAGCGCCACAGCAACGGTCACGGCAGCATCCCGCCACTCGGCGGTCTGATCCGGGCGAGGGCCTACCGGCATGTCGCGTCGGGCGCGGCCGGCAATGTCTCCCCCGCTCGGATCGTCGTGATCGGTACCGCTCCTGACGGAACGGTACCTGGCGGGCTCGACGTGACCAACCCGGCGGCGGCCAATGACGGCAGCGACGAGGAGCCCATCGAGGACACCCTGCGCCGGGCCCCGGAGCAGCTGAAGATCCGTGAGCGCGCGGTGACGGCCGACGACTACGTCTATCTCGCCCGGGAGGCGACCAGCGACGTCCGGATCAGCGCCTGCCTGGCGCCGCATCCGCCGCGCGGCACCCCGTGGACGTTCGGCGGCATCGACCGCGCCCCCGGGAACGTCTCCGTCATCGTCGTACCGGACCAGGGCGTCGCGGTGTCGCGGCCCGAACCGCCGCCCGAACTGATCGACACGGTACGGGCCTACCTCGACGAGCGCCGGGACCTGACCGTCCGGCTGTTCGTGCTCGGTCCCCGGTATCTGCCGATCGTGGCCAAGGTGTCCGTGGTCGTGTGGCGGGAGGCGGCCCTCGCCGGGGTCGACACGGAGGAGGTCAAAGCCGAGGTCGTGCGGAAGATCACCGCGTTTCTGCACCCGACCCGGGGCGGACCGGCCGGCCAGGGCTGGGAAGTGGGTGAACACGTCTTCAGCTCCGATCTGTTCCGGGCGGTCATGCCACCCGACGACGTCGGATACATCGAACAGATCACCGTCGCCGCCGGCCCGCACGATCCCGACAGTCGGCCCTTCGCCCCAGCGGCCCCCGGGGCCTCAGTCCAGGTGGCCGACTACGAGCTCGTCTGTGCGGACGTGCCCGACGTGTCGGTCAGACAGTCGACCTCCTGA
- a CDS encoding phage tail protein: MPESSYLQHLPPVLWKDTPQDSEFSLGSALCVFEKILTGIDDDVPVVHTKHTQAGDESHTHRSIAERLALLDRLFDPWTTPPEFLPWLASWVSLRFPELQGRQLWDEYQRRKATAEISGVHRRKGLRSGLTTFLDLYSVGKVRPRVAVDDGSSLFVAHVAAGVPAPVSALSPFRPLLNESDGLEVEREGLLRPWCVARGPDGTLFAGDRGLPADLAPGVRRRVWRLDATTGQPDLADSPPLPRPLAPQQVFGQIIAVAVAPARAGRPETLFILDSTGKIFSLPAPYTADTATELTRLTPGSGFRLAMAVDDQGDLLVLDRGLQPEEVARPKVFVVRPAPLSVTVKDLDPAFVTEPLSLFVDHDGALIVGDGGDREAPPLEDSSGGNLVRIVRGGTEWTHTRLLPRQNPLVAPTAVTRTDTDGLYVLDAGLCPFWPSATEHPFILHTARPAVLVRVETASGATAGNTLRVTEPGHFVNPTGMTAHGKRLIICDPGQIESSGVRLDGYRSRFGPFDINMVIHFSRSQLSADPVEQRRELSQAVGTIKSIVRQHMPAHCRFSEVTMTEP, from the coding sequence ATGCCCGAGAGCAGCTATCTGCAGCACCTCCCACCGGTGCTGTGGAAGGACACACCTCAGGACTCCGAATTCTCCCTAGGCAGCGCCCTCTGCGTCTTCGAAAAGATCCTCACCGGCATCGACGACGATGTGCCGGTCGTGCACACGAAGCACACGCAGGCAGGGGACGAGAGCCACACCCACCGGTCGATCGCCGAGCGGCTCGCGCTGCTGGACCGGCTGTTCGATCCCTGGACGACACCGCCGGAGTTCTTGCCGTGGCTGGCCTCCTGGGTGTCACTGCGCTTCCCCGAGCTGCAAGGCCGACAGCTGTGGGACGAGTACCAGCGGCGCAAGGCGACCGCCGAGATCAGCGGGGTCCACCGGCGCAAAGGTCTGCGTTCGGGCCTCACCACGTTCCTGGACCTGTATTCCGTGGGCAAGGTGCGGCCCCGGGTGGCCGTGGACGACGGTTCCTCACTGTTCGTGGCACACGTCGCAGCCGGGGTGCCGGCGCCGGTGTCCGCCCTATCGCCCTTCCGGCCGTTGCTCAACGAGAGCGACGGCCTCGAGGTGGAGCGAGAGGGGCTGTTGCGTCCCTGGTGTGTCGCGCGAGGCCCCGACGGCACTCTGTTCGCCGGCGACCGAGGGCTGCCGGCAGACCTCGCCCCCGGGGTGCGGCGCCGAGTGTGGCGACTGGACGCGACAACCGGGCAGCCGGACCTCGCAGACAGTCCGCCGCTTCCCCGCCCGCTCGCGCCTCAGCAGGTGTTCGGCCAAATCATCGCCGTGGCCGTGGCCCCTGCCCGGGCCGGGCGGCCGGAGACACTGTTCATCCTCGACAGCACCGGCAAAATCTTCTCCCTGCCCGCTCCGTACACCGCAGATACCGCGACGGAGCTGACCAGGCTCACGCCGGGCTCGGGGTTCCGGCTGGCGATGGCTGTCGACGATCAGGGCGACCTGCTGGTCCTGGACCGCGGACTCCAGCCGGAAGAGGTGGCGAGGCCGAAGGTGTTCGTCGTCCGGCCCGCGCCCCTCAGTGTGACAGTCAAGGACCTCGATCCGGCGTTCGTCACCGAGCCCCTGTCACTGTTCGTCGACCACGACGGCGCGCTCATCGTCGGCGACGGAGGTGACCGGGAGGCACCACCCTTGGAGGATTCAAGTGGCGGAAACCTGGTCCGGATCGTCCGCGGCGGCACCGAGTGGACGCACACCCGGCTGCTGCCGCGGCAGAATCCGCTCGTGGCGCCCACCGCGGTCACGCGCACGGACACGGACGGCCTGTACGTACTGGACGCGGGCCTCTGCCCGTTCTGGCCGTCAGCAACCGAGCACCCGTTCATCCTCCACACCGCCCGGCCGGCCGTCTTGGTCCGCGTCGAGACGGCGTCCGGGGCGACGGCGGGCAACACGCTCCGGGTGACCGAACCCGGACACTTCGTCAATCCCACCGGGATGACGGCACACGGCAAGCGCCTGATCATCTGTGACCCCGGCCAGATCGAGTCCTCGGGAGTCCGCCTCGACGGCTACCGGTCCCGGTTCGGGCCCTTCGACATCAACATGGTCATCCACTTCTCGAGATCACAGCTCTCGGCGGACCCCGTGGAGCAGCGACGCGAGCTCAGCCAGGCCGTGGGCACCATCAAGTCCATCGTCCGGCAGCACATGCCCGCCCACTGCCGTTTCAGCGAAGTGACCATGACCGAGCCCTAG
- a CDS encoding helix-turn-helix domain-containing protein gives MEQAAELRELANSREVSADIATRARIVLWSGEGRQRMDIAELLGVSLPTLDR, from the coding sequence ATGGAACAGGCCGCCGAGTTGCGGGAGTTGGCGAACAGTCGTGAGGTGTCTGCGGATATAGCCACGCGGGCCCGGATCGTGCTGTGGTCGGGCGAGGGGCGCCAACGCATGGACATTGCCGAACTGCTTGGTGTGTCGCTGCCGACCTTGGACCGGTGA
- a CDS encoding alpha/beta hydrolase, which produces MATAGCIVTALCALSTAPVVANDGANAAKPTVVLVHGAFADASSWNGVIERLERRGYTVMAPANPLRGLYSDSAYIASVLKTIKSPIVLAGHSYGGAIISTAAAGNLQVKSLIYINALMPDVGESGMSLSARFPSALGTATKSLPYRTADASGTDLYLKRDKVHSVFANCLPESQANLIGVTQRPVATTAFSETAKVAAWKKIPSWALIGRQDMTISPQQERFEAERAHSHTQEIDSCHVSLIARPDAVADLILQGATAAAGGSDPQLAYTGTGQRAIALGGSAAAFLTVGTAVLLLSRRRGGR; this is translated from the coding sequence GTGGCGACGGCAGGTTGCATTGTCACCGCCCTGTGCGCGCTGAGCACGGCCCCGGTGGTAGCGAACGACGGTGCGAACGCCGCCAAGCCGACTGTCGTCCTGGTCCATGGCGCCTTCGCGGACGCCTCCAGTTGGAACGGAGTGATCGAGCGGCTGGAGCGCCGCGGTTACACCGTGATGGCCCCGGCCAACCCGCTGCGCGGCCTGTACAGCGATTCCGCGTACATCGCCTCCGTCCTGAAGACGATCAAAAGCCCGATCGTACTGGCAGGTCACTCCTACGGCGGTGCCATCATCAGTACGGCCGCGGCGGGAAACCTCCAGGTCAAATCCCTGATCTACATCAACGCGCTGATGCCCGACGTCGGCGAGAGCGGTATGTCGCTATCCGCCCGATTCCCCAGCGCCCTGGGCACTGCCACAAAATCCCTGCCGTATCGGACGGCCGACGCCAGCGGCACCGACCTGTACCTCAAGCGGGACAAGGTCCACTCGGTCTTCGCCAACTGCCTGCCCGAGAGCCAGGCGAACCTGATCGGTGTCACCCAGCGCCCGGTGGCCACGACCGCGTTCTCCGAGACGGCCAAGGTCGCGGCCTGGAAGAAGATCCCATCCTGGGCTCTGATAGGACGGCAGGACATGACCATCAGCCCCCAGCAGGAGCGCTTCGAGGCCGAACGGGCCCACTCCCACACGCAGGAGATCGACTCCTGCCACGTGTCCCTCATCGCCCGCCCTGACGCCGTGGCCGACCTGATCCTCCAGGGCGCCACCGCGGCTGCGGGCGGCTCCGACCCGCAGCTGGCGTACACCGGCACCGGCCAGCGGGCCATCGCACTCGGCGGCAGCGCCGCCGCCTTCCTCACCGTCGGCACAGCAGTACTGCTTCTCAGCCGGCGTCGGGGAGGTCGATGA